In Brassica rapa cultivar Chiifu-401-42 chromosome A06, CAAS_Brap_v3.01, whole genome shotgun sequence, a single window of DNA contains:
- the LOC103872266 gene encoding putative clathrin assembly protein At1g14686, which yields MNIWKRASVALKDGTSLIAADDLLKAAVVKATNHDEYSIDPENALFIYRQVRATPASLKPLISAISSRVTRTRSWVVALKGLMLMHGFFLSKTTAAESIGRLPFDLSAFGREGNSRTTSSRSGGFNLFVRAYFAFLDRRSILFHDGNRHRYDEESSVMIRLVIIRKMQVIIDSLIRIKPIGESVRIPVINEAMENVISEILEIYGWICRRIAEVLPNVNSKSGKRQADVALKIVAKSMTQGEELVKYFVFCRDLGVANAQEIPNFVRIPVDDVIHLHEIVWTDKEEEQGGEEETDEGENGEERTKGLEEGEEEEEMERELIPEIDDLIKLDDDEAKEDDEPSTAPPVVNVPDLISL from the coding sequence TGGAAACGAGCTTCCGTAGCTCTCAAGGACGGAACTAGCCTCATCGCGGCGGACGACCTCCTCAAGGCAGCCGTCGTCAAAGCCACAAACCACGACGAGTACTCCATCGATCCAGAGAACGCTCTCTTCATCTACCGCCAAGTCCGCGCCACCCCGGCCAGCCTCAAGCCTCTCATCAGCGCCATCTCCTCCCGCGTCACGCGCACGCGTAGCTGGGTGGTGGCGCTGAAAGGCTTGATGCTGATGCACGGCTTCTTCCTCTCCAAAACTACCGCCGCGGAGTCGATCGGACGGTTACCGTTCGATCTCTCCGCGTTCGGTAGAGAAGGAAACTCGCGCACTACCAGCAGCAGATCCGGCGGGTTCAACCTCTTCGTGCGCGCGTACTTCGCGTTCCTCGACAGGCGCTCGATCCTCTTCCACGACGGGAACCGTCACCGGTACGACGAGGAGTCGTCGGTTATGATAAGGCTCGTGATCATACGTAAGATGCAAGTTATCATCGATTCGTTGATTCGGATCAAACCTATCGGGGAGAGCGTGAGGATACCTGTGATCAACGAGGCGATGGAGAACGTGATCAGCGAGATTCTGGAGATCTACGGTTGGATCTGTCGCCGGATCGCGGAGGTGTTGCCGAATGTTAACTCGAAGTCGGGGAAACGGCAGGCTGACGTGGCGTTGAAGATTGTGGCGAAGTCGATGACGCAGGGGGAGGAGCTTGTGAAGTATTTCGTGTTCTGCAGAGATCTTGGAGTGGCGAATGCTCAGGAGATTCCGAATTTCGTGAGGATTCCGGTGGATGATGTGATTCATCTGCATGAGATCGTGTGGACGGATAAAGAAGAGGAGCAAGGGGGAGAGGAGGAGACGGATGAGGGTGAGAATGGTGAGGAGAGGACGAAGGGTttagaagaaggagaagaggaggaggagatggagCGTGAACTGATTCCTGAGATTGATGATTTGATTAaacttgatgatgatgaagccAAGGAGGATGACGAGCCCTCAACTGCTCCTCCGGTAGTTAATGTTCCTGACTTAATTAGCCTCTAA
- the LOC103872265 gene encoding protein BASIC PENTACYSTEINE2 isoform X2: MDDDGFRNWGYYEPAAATFKGNLGLQLMPSIDRNTKPFLTGRDPNLMIGQNGPYHHHPEPPINMSYNWINQHKDKFFNMLPVTTTPNYGNILPETSSAPSMRHHQTTDEYPGTHEQVEEIVQTNKKRKPNTKPGATTKAKKPRKPKEESDKSIKAKPAKKSVDFVINGVNMDISGLPVPVCTCTGAPQQCYRWGCGGWQSACCTTNISMHPLPMSTKRRGARISGRKMSQGAFKKVLEKLASDGFNFGNPIDLKSHWARHGTNKFVTIR, translated from the coding sequence ATGGATGATGATGGGTTTCGCAACTGGGGTTACTACGAACCAGCAGCTGCTACATTCAAAGGTAATCTCGGTTTGCAGCTAATGCCAAGCATTGATCGGAACACTAAACCGTTTTTAACCGGTCGTGACCCGAATCTAATGATCGGCCAAAACGGACCGTACCACCACCACCCTGAGCCTCCTATCAACATGAGCTACAATTGGATTAACCAACACAAGGATAAGTTCTTCAACATGTTGCCTGTAACAACAACTCCTAATTACGGAAACATCCTTCCCGAAACTTCATCAGCCCCGTCGATGCGTCATCATCAAACCACCGATGAATACCCAGGTACACACGAACAAGTAGAAGAGATTGTTCAGACCAATAAGAAGAGAAAGCCTAATACTAAACCTGGCGCCACAACTAAGGCTAAGAAGCCTCGGAAACCGAAGGAGGAGAGTGACAAGAGCATTAAAGCGAAACCGGCTAAGAAAAGTGTAGACTTCGTTATTAACGGAGTGAACATGGACATTTCGGGTCTACCTGTACCGGTCTGCACTTGCACTGGAGCTCCTCAGCAGTGTTACCGTTGGGGCTGTGGAGGTTGGCAATCTGCGTGTTGCACCACAAACATATCGATGCATCCGTTACCGATGAGTACTAAACGTCGTGGAGCGAGGATCTCGGGGAGGAAGATGAGCCAAGGCGCGTTTAAGAAGGTGCTTGAGAAACTTGCGTCTGATGGGTTTAACTTTGGGAATCCGATTGATCTTAAGAGCCATTGGGCTAGACATGGGACTAACAAGTTTGTCACGATCAGATGA
- the LOC103872265 gene encoding protein BASIC PENTACYSTEINE2 isoform X1 produces the protein MHACFLIFEMDDDGFRNWGYYEPAAATFKGNLGLQLMPSIDRNTKPFLTGRDPNLMIGQNGPYHHHPEPPINMSYNWINQHKDKFFNMLPVTTTPNYGNILPETSSAPSMRHHQTTDEYPGTHEQVEEIVQTNKKRKPNTKPGATTKAKKPRKPKEESDKSIKAKPAKKSVDFVINGVNMDISGLPVPVCTCTGAPQQCYRWGCGGWQSACCTTNISMHPLPMSTKRRGARISGRKMSQGAFKKVLEKLASDGFNFGNPIDLKSHWARHGTNKFVTIR, from the exons ATGCATGCTTGTTTCCTG ATCTTTGAAATGGATGATGATGGGTTTCGCAACTGGGGTTACTACGAACCAGCAGCTGCTACATTCAAAGGTAATCTCGGTTTGCAGCTAATGCCAAGCATTGATCGGAACACTAAACCGTTTTTAACCGGTCGTGACCCGAATCTAATGATCGGCCAAAACGGACCGTACCACCACCACCCTGAGCCTCCTATCAACATGAGCTACAATTGGATTAACCAACACAAGGATAAGTTCTTCAACATGTTGCCTGTAACAACAACTCCTAATTACGGAAACATCCTTCCCGAAACTTCATCAGCCCCGTCGATGCGTCATCATCAAACCACCGATGAATACCCAGGTACACACGAACAAGTAGAAGAGATTGTTCAGACCAATAAGAAGAGAAAGCCTAATACTAAACCTGGCGCCACAACTAAGGCTAAGAAGCCTCGGAAACCGAAGGAGGAGAGTGACAAGAGCATTAAAGCGAAACCGGCTAAGAAAAGTGTAGACTTCGTTATTAACGGAGTGAACATGGACATTTCGGGTCTACCTGTACCGGTCTGCACTTGCACTGGAGCTCCTCAGCAGTGTTACCGTTGGGGCTGTGGAGGTTGGCAATCTGCGTGTTGCACCACAAACATATCGATGCATCCGTTACCGATGAGTACTAAACGTCGTGGAGCGAGGATCTCGGGGAGGAAGATGAGCCAAGGCGCGTTTAAGAAGGTGCTTGAGAAACTTGCGTCTGATGGGTTTAACTTTGGGAATCCGATTGATCTTAAGAGCCATTGGGCTAGACATGGGACTAACAAGTTTGTCACGATCAGATGA